Part of the Falco biarmicus isolate bFalBia1 chromosome 4, bFalBia1.pri, whole genome shotgun sequence genome, AATATTTGTGCTGAACTTGAGAATATTTTATTAGAACAGCTCTTGAAAAGTAGATACTTCAAAGACATAGCAGAATTAcctgaattaaattaaaatcagaatagTTATTCATAGCGTACAAGGGAGAATGGGGAGGGGACGTCAAATATGTTGAATGCTGtaaatttcaaataaactttTTGTCTCTTCTCTCATTCTGCAATGCAGGGTATTGAAGCCCCCAGGAGGAGGTTCTAGTAATCTCTTTGGGAGTACAGAAGAAGTTTCTTCTTCAAGCCGGCCACATCGGATGGCATCCAATATCTTTGGAGCATCAGAACAACCTCAAAACATTCCAAAAAGAACGAACCCTCCAGGTAAGAGCAGCCACCTCCTTTAGCACCACTGGGCTCTGAATTGCAGCTCAGTACTGGTTTTGTGTTCCTCAAATGGAACACTGAGatctgtctgtctttttatGTTGCATTTTTACAAATTGGGTGGGCTTGAACAATAAATTATTCAGATTTCTGAATATATGAATATTTCAGCGATCTACATGTTCGCAGACTTCTTAGCACATCATCCAAGTCTGATTCTTTCTGAGTTGAGGTCTAGGAAATGATGAAAGGAAACTGCTTCTATTCTAGAGCTGTCTCATCAGTTAGCTGCACAGAGTACAGCTGTGATTCTGAGATGGGCTAGTGAATTCTTGTAACAAAGGATTTCAACTAGTATCTTCAGTCAAGCAAAGGTAAGTATCTAGGCAGTAGAGTTCTACAAGTCTTTGaattcttgtatttctttttttacttttttaatgcaGTGTTGTAAAACTAGGTCATctaggaacaaaaaaaataatcataactctcttgcaggaggaaaagaaagtggtATTTTTGAGGATTCTAGTTCTTCTCAGCCTCGTCCACGCATGAATCCACCTGGTGGGAAGACAAGTGATATCTTTGGATCTCCTGTATCCACCGGCGTTGTGCGAGCTCACCCAAACAAGCCTAAGGTATTTGTACTTCTTTCACTGTCAAACCACAAAGCTAGCAGCTCAGACAAGTCTTACAGTCTTGTCACAATGCAATGCCTGTGTTCTCTTTAAGATGACAGACCTGAATTATGCATAGGGTAACTTCAAGTTAGACAGTTATTCCTGAATTCTCTTTTTGATAGCTCGTTATCTTTGGTATATCAGATCTTAGCATGCTCTGTAGTTTGCATGGAAAACTATTAATTAGACTGTGGATGtgtgttcagaaaaaaagaaaaaaaaaattccaaagcCTTTGGTCTTCCTTGTAAGTGAGGTACAGCCAGAGTTCTTGGCACGCAGCCAGACAGGGAGATGATACTTCTCTTTGTTCTGCAGTTTGGCAGAGGTGGTCTTGATGCCAGCTCTGAAGGTTGGTGAATGCTGGTGAGCTACAGTCATAAATCTTGATGTGGCCCGGCTGTGTGCTTCACCTCTCTTCAATACGTGTCTCTGCATTCAGTGTGAAAGCATTTTAGCAGGAGGTTAAGCTTAAGTGATCAACAGTGAAAAACTAACTCAAGATCAGCTTTGAGTGTCAGGTCCAGCATGTACTTGATTTTGTGATGTCAGACAAAAGTGTTTCTCGCTCTATAAGGTATTTTTTGATCTTAAAGCTGGGATGTGTAATGGTTGGTGAGGCTTGTAGTTAACCACCAAATCTCGTTTTGGAATAAAGGGTACGTTGCCTATTcgtttctgtatttcagtgcCCTATATTCAGTTTTACAGCCTGCTGCCTTACTCTTAAGTAGGTAGGATTCAGTGAGTAGCCACTGTGTGGGCAACGTGTTTGACATGTCAGATAGCATGGAAACTTGACATCCCGTTCACTCTTTGTGCTGAAAAAGTAGTAGCAGCCTCATTTCTCCTGGAACCTTAGGAAGAAAAGATTAGTCCaatgtaacttttttcccctccttttttcccttaagtGTGAGGGTGCTGGTAGTGTGCTTTTGCCTACCTTATACAGACTGGAGTGTATTTCGGGGGATTTGGGTCataagaaaggaggaggggaaaaagactGGGAGCTGGGTTTTGTCAACTGGGTGCTGTTGGTGTAGGAaaggggtttgtttttcctctgtacCCCTTTATCAGGCTGGCATCAGGTTCTCTTTAGTTGCCTTTTTCGAGAATGTAACATTAATTCCTGTGAATTTCTGACTAAATGGAGGACAGCACTTTGGAAATTCCTATGTCTTCATTTAAAGCATTGGAATTGTGGGAAATGCTGGGATGGAAAGGAGATAGCATATTTGCAAAAATTACTGCAAGTTGAATTTCATGGGTGGGAAAATATGCAAGCTGTTCTGAAGTGTTGCATGTATTTCCAGCAGTTAATTGAGATTGTTGGGGAAATGATCTGAAAAGGTTTTGTCAGTTACCTGAGGTTCAGGTCACAAGGGATACTTAGTTCAGGTCACAAGGGATACTCGCTGAAGACAGTAATTGCTGAATAGGAATAGGGTGCTCAAGGGCTGCTTGTGTTCTGGTTGTGAATACCAGCTTCTCCTGGGTGGTAGCGGATGCTTGACAAGAATGGTACTTCCAGGCCTTGGGACTGAACTGTTTCTCATAGACAAAGTTTTAAGACTGATGGATGGATGTAGCATCTGCAGCTGTGTGAATCCTGAGATGTGCACCTTGACATAACATAATAGTTACCTCCTACCACTTCTTTGGGGATTATGTAGTGATGGAGGGGATGAAGAGGTGCACATAGTGGCTGCAGCTGTTGGCTTTTACCATGATAAATGCATAAACTTAGATCAGAACCCAAGCAAGACTTTCTGAAAGATTTTGTGGCAGAACTACTGTTTGATAATACACTAAGGTGGTTTTTGGTTCTTTGCAGGATCACATTGTCTTGAAAGAAGATGAAACACCAAAGAAGCTAGAAGGTCAGCAAGAGaaattcctttctctcttctccttcagAAGATAAGCTCTGAGGAATAGTTTTGTATGCTTCCTCTTCAAAACATAAGACTAAGGCTGGTGTTTAGGATAGTATAACTGagaagttttcctccttttggaAATTTAATCACTTGTCTTGGGGAAGTGGTTCTCTTCCTCTTACTGAGGAGAACACCACAGGCGTAAGTCTTGacactgtgtgtgtgtttgtatatacTTTGCTTTATACCATCTGTGTATATGTAGATATATATGGAATCTGTATATACAGAAAAGCATCTGATCAGATCACTTCTTCCTCTCTTGCTCTCTCCTTCATGTGTGTAATCTTGTAAATAACAGGTAGCTGACTGACAAAATGTATTATTGCTCAGCTAGTTATGGCTAAAGAATGATGAGAACACTGCTTTCAAGCTCAGCATGAAAGG contains:
- the JPT2 gene encoding jupiter microtubule associated homolog 2; translation: MFQGPEADSAKPSSRVLKPPGGGSSNLFGSTEEVSSSSRPHRMASNIFGASEQPQNIPKRTNPPGGKESGIFEDSSSSQPRPRMNPPGGKTSDIFGSPVSTGVVRAHPNKPKDHIVLKEDETPKKLEATENVKPQLEDGGEKKDLGKEERCKEPEPKIDNHEPRLGPRPRSHNKVLNPPGGKSSIAFY